In the Hordeum vulgare subsp. vulgare chromosome 7H, MorexV3_pseudomolecules_assembly, whole genome shotgun sequence genome, one interval contains:
- the LOC123407733 gene encoding alpha-1,3-arabinosyltransferase XAT3-like, with the protein MKSRSSARGEPRRFGNVALLALMLCSLVALSLIRARFSPIGNTPVVETIKVEDPKPVLPSKPAVAAQAGDGADEAAAVAVEEDKEEEIQPKTEQAVGATVRPAKAAVVVDASKPVCYETSRRSDTCEAAGDVRLVGRSQTIYIDTLEREWKTRPYCRKHDTYALSHVKEWSLKPFPSGDDAAPKCTSNSSATAFVISTGGFTGNPFHDYTDVLIPAFITAHRFAGEVQFLVSSYKSWWMSRYIQIFQQMSRYEVVDIDADDEVRCYPSAVVGPTFHKELGVDPSKAPSGASMADFRKMLRNAFGLERATATPSGDRWDIRRRPRLLIISRRTSRGRAFMNERAMADMAGSLGFDVRIGDPDTTSDTSKFARLVNSCDVMVGVHGAGLTNMVFLPAGAVLVQVVPYGRLEWLARNTFAEPSAGMEVHYLEYVVQLDETTLSEQYPSDHLVLKDPMAIHKQGWDALKTTYLDKQNVRPHLGRLKKTFLQALKMLPHGRDD; encoded by the exons ATGAAGTCCCGGAGCTCTGCGAGGGGCGAGCCGAGGAGGTTCGGGAATGTGGCTCTCCTGGCCCTCATGCTCTGCTCCCTCGTCGCGCTCTCGCTCATCAGGGCAAGGTTCTCCCCAATCG GGAATACGCCCGTTGTGGAGACCATCAAAGTGGAGGATCCGAAGCCGGTGTTGCCGAGCAAGCCGGCTGTCGCCgcgcaggccggcgatggcgccgACGAGGCCGCCGCAGTTGCTG TGGAGGAAGACAAGGAGGAGGAAATTCAGCCCAAGACCGAGCAGGCCGTGGGCGCCACAGTGCGGCCAGCCAAAGCCGCCGTGGTCGTTGACGCCAGCAAGCCGGTGTGCTACGAGACGAGTCGGCGCTCCGACACCTGCGAGGCAGCCGGCGACGTGCGCCTGGTGGGGAGAAGCCAGACCATCTACATCGATACGCTGGAGCGGGAATGGAAGACCAGGCCGTACTGCCGGAAGCACGATACCTACGCGTTGTCCCACGTCAAGGAGTGGTCTCTGAAGCCGTTCCCCTCCGGCGACGACGCGGCGCCCAAGTGCACGTCCAACAGCTCGGCCACCGCCTTCGTGATCTCGACGGGCGGGTTCACCGGCAACCCCTTCCACGACtacacggacgtgctcatcccggCCTTCATCACGGCCCACCGCTTCGCCGGCGAGGTCCAGTTCCTGGTGAGCAGCTACAAGTCGTGGTGGATGAGCAGGTACATCCAGATCTTCCAGCAGATGAGCCGGTACGAGGTGGTCGAcatcgacgccgacgacgaggtccGGTGCTACCCGAGCGCCGTGGTCGGGCCGACCTTCCACAAGGAGCTGGGCGTGGATCCCTCCAAGGCGCCGTCGGGCGCCTCGATGGCGGACTTCCGCAAGATGCTCCGCAACGCGTTCGGGCTGGAGCGCGCCACTGCGACGCCGAGCGGCGACCGGTGGGACATCCGCCGCCGGCCCCGACTGCTGATCATCTCCCGGCGCACCTCACGCGGGCGGGCGTTCATGAACGAGCGCGCCATGGCCGACATGGCGGGGAGCCTGGGGTTCGACGTCCGCATCGGGGACCCGGACACGACCTCCGACACGTCCAAGTTCGCGCGGCTGGTGAACTCGTGCGACGTGATGGTGGGCGTGCACGGCGCCGGGCTGACCAACATGGTGTTCCTCCCGGCGGGCGCCGTGCTGGTGCAGGTGGTGCCGTACGGGCGGCTGGAGTGGCTGGCCCGAAACACGTTCGCGGAGCCGTCGGCGGGCATGGAGGTGCACTACCTGGAGTACGTGGTGCAGCTGGACGAGACGACGCTGAGCGAGCAGTACCCCAGCGACCACCTGGTGCTCAAGGACCCCATGGCCATCCACAAGCAGGGCTGGGACGCGCTCAAGACCACCTACCTCGACAAGCAGAACGTCCGGCCGCACCTCGGCCGCCTCAAGAAGACCTTCCTCCAGGCACTCAAGATGCTGCCGCACGGCCGGGACGATTAG